The Apium graveolens cultivar Ventura chromosome 11, ASM990537v1, whole genome shotgun sequence genome has a window encoding:
- the LOC141698027 gene encoding gibberellin 2-beta-dioxygenase 8-like — protein MSHSYSFDSYPPRFHLPNSPLYHEHEEDTDAADTLPVIDFQCMNEEKEKLHEACADWGIFRLVNHGIPTSLLNQLHETSKQIFEFSFDSKQKLFSSTPITYFRGTPALNSKGLALQQPQNVDCMEGFNVPLSQLPLHTHVDEDVDDSLPASFRYLIQEYGKHQSRLAETIYKSITEKQNEALEDWSPYLSISTGFIRVYRYPAVSQLTESSWGMDAHTDSSLISILNQDLVGGLQFYRQGQWLHVRPIPNTFIVNVGDMMQAISDDEYKSVKHRVRLNKHKERLSIGYFVFPDDNTVIQSPGYKPFSYSDFRTQVQQDLKTVGYKVGLQRFRRSG, from the exons ATGTCTCACTCATATTCCTTTGATTCCTATCCTCCCAGATTTCACTTGCCAAACAGCCCCTTATATCATGAACATGAAGAGGATACTGATGCTGCAGACACTCTTCCTGTTATTGATTTTCAGTGTATGAATGAAGAGAAAGAGAAGTTGCATGAAGCTTGTGCAGATTGGGGTATATTTCGTTTGGTTAACCATGGGATTCCAACTAGTCTGTTGAACCAACTGCATGAAACTTCCAAACAGATCTTTGAGTTCAGCTTTGATTCAAAACAAAAGCTATTTAGCAGCACCCCTATTACTTATTTTCGGGGAACACCTGCACTTAACTCAAAAGGATTGGCTTTACAACAACCACAAAATGTCGACTGCATGGAAGGTTTTAATGTTCCTCTTTCTCAACTTCCTTTGCATACGCATGTCGACGAAGATGTCGATGATTCATTGCCTGCTTCTTTCAG ATATTTGATACAAGAATATGGAAAGCACCAGTCGAGACTAGCAGAAACAATTTATAAATCAATTACAGAGAAGCAAAATGAGGCGCTGGAAGATTGGTCACCGTACCTTTCAATATCAACCGGATTTATACGGGTCTATAGGTACCCAGCAGTGTCACAGCTCACTGAATCATCATGGGGCATGGATGCCCACACTGATAGCTCCCTCATTTCCATATTAAATCAAGATCTTGTTGGTGGCCTTCAATTTTACCGACAGGGTCAGTGGTTGCATGTTCGTCCTATTCCAAACACATTCATTGTCAATGTTGGCGATATGATGCAG GCTATAAGTGATGACGAGTACAAGAGTGTGAAACACAGAGTAAGGTTGAACAAGCACAAAGAAAGATTATCAATAGGCTACTTTGTGTTCCCAGACGACAATACAGTGATACAAAGCCCAGGTTATAAGCCCTTTTCGTATTCTGATTTTCGGACTCAAGTTCAACAAGATCTCAAAACTGTTGGCTACAAAGTTGGCCTCCAAAGATTCAGACGATCTGGTTGA